In a genomic window of Gossypium arboreum isolate Shixiya-1 chromosome 7, ASM2569848v2, whole genome shotgun sequence:
- the LOC108453735 gene encoding transcription initiation factor TFIID subunit 5-like yields the protein MENMQAVNSFVAAYLKKKGFKEAEQLLEDLQNKESAPIDFHNDPDLAKFIHHFSQSEDDVAQYQDGYSKLRSWTYSSLDLYKHELLRVLYPVFIHSFMDLVAKGHLQEARTFFNAFHEDHELMHSRDLQKLEGVLSQSHLEEMEFARSLRQNKVNIKICQYSYDLLLQYLHKTQSTAMLGVINEHINFQVTSVEPGSISDDTEVVTLIGSCQDAASLINQKEIHWGLLEDSLEERLEKEGGLLSDSEKTEAENKEGDVDDSKKRSVEGGKQGASTKKLKKDKAVNATAKSARPEAKPTPAAPRVKPELTLPVMSTEVEQSILEDLRNRVQLSSVALPSVSFYTFLNTHNGLNCSSISQDGSLVAGGFSDSSLKVWDMAKLGQQAGSSTLQGENDSTSSEHVAGPNGVKRSYTLFQGHSGPVYSATFSPLGDFILSSSADTTIRLWSTKLNANLVCYKGHNYPVWDVQFSPVGHYFASSSHDRTARIWSMDRIQPLRIMAGHLSDVDCVQWHANCNYIATGSSDRTVRLWDVQSGECVRIFIGHRSMILSLAMSPDGRYMASGDEDGTIMMWDLSSGRCVTPLMGHTSCVWSLAFSCEGTLLASGSADCTVKLWDVTTSTKAPKNEDKSGNPNRLRSLKTLATKSSPVYSLRFSRRNLLFAAGVLSKNV from the exons ATGGAAAATATGCAGGCTGTGAATAGCTTCGTGGCAGCTTATTTGAAGAAGAAAGGATTCAAAGAAGCGGAGCAATTGTTGGAGGATCTTCAGAACAAGGAGTCCGCTCCAATCGATTTCCACAACGACCCTGATCTTGCTAAGTTCATTCACCACTTTTCCCA GTCGGAGGATGATGTGGCACAGTACCAGGATGGGTATAGCAAACTGAGGTCGTGGACTTATAGTTCACTAGATTTATACAAG CATGAGTTGCTTCGTGTGCTTTATCCAGTCTTTATACATTCATTCATGGATCTGGTGGCCAAAGGACATTTGCAAGAGG CTAGAACCTTTTTTAATGCCTTTCACGAGGACCATGAACTGATGCACTCACGTGACCTTCAAAAGCTGGAAGGCGTTCTTTCGCAGTCTCATTTGGAG GAGATGGAGTTCGCTCGTTCTCTTAGGCAGAATAAAGTTAACATCAAGATATGCCAG TATTCATATGACCTGCTGCTGCAATATTTGCATAAAACACAGTCCACTGCTATGCTGGGGGTCATCAATGAACATATCAATTTCCAAG TTACTTCTGTAGAACCTGGTTCAATTTCTGATGATACAGAGGTTGTAACACTAATTGGAAGCTGCCAGGATGCAGCTAGTCTGATAaatcagaaagaaatacattggGGA TTACTAGAAGACTCCTTAGAAGAACGTTTGGAGAAGGAAGGAGGTTTGCTTTCAGATTCTGAAAAGACAGAAGCAGAGAACAAAGAAGGGGATGTAGATGACAGTAAG AAAAGATCAGTTGAAGGTGGAAAGCAAGGTGCTTCAACGAAAAAGTTGAAAAAGGACAAAGCTGTTAATGCGACAGCAAAAAGTGCTCGCCCTGAGGCTAAACCCACCCCTGCTGCACCACGAGTCAAGCCAGAGCTCACTTTGCCCGTAAT GTCTACAGAGGTAGAACAGTCTATACTTGAGGACTTAAGAAACCGTGTACAGTTGAGTAGCGTTGCATTGCCATCTGTCAGCTTTTATACGTTCCTCAACACGCATAATGG TTTGAACTGTTCATCAATATCCCAGGATGGATCTTTGGTTGCTGGAGGGTTCTCAGACTCATCACTGAAG GTTTGGGATATGGCAAAGCTGGGCCAACAAGCTGGTAGTT CTACTTTGCAGGGTGAAAATGATTCTACTTCAAGTGAGCATGTTGCAGGACCAAATGGTGTGAAAAGATCCTATACATTGTTTCAGGGTCATTCAGGACCAGTTTATTCAGCCACCTTTAGTCCTCTTGGTGATTTTATTCTTTCCTCTTCAGCAGATACAACAA TTCGCTTGTGGAGCACAAAACTAAATGCAAATCTTGTTTGCTACAAGGGTCATAATTATCCTGTATGGGATGTTCAG TTTAGTCCTGTAGGACACTATTTTGCCAGCTCTTCACATGATCGAACAGCAAGGATTTGGTCAATGGATAGAATACAACCTTTGAGAATAATGGCAGGACACTTGTCTGATGTTGAC TGCGTGCAATGGCATGCCAACTGCAACTATATTGCTACAGGCTCTAGTGACAGAACAGTAAGATTGTGGGATGTACAAAGTGGAGAATGTGTTCGGATTTTCATTGGTCATAGGAGTATGATATTGTCACTAGCAATGTCACCTGACGGCCGCTATATGGCTTCTGGTGATGAAGATGGCACAATCATGATGTGGGACCTTTCAAGTGGACGGTGTGTTACGCCTTTGATGGGTCACACCTCTTGCGTGTGGTCACTTGCTTTCAG TTGTGAAGGTACGCTTCTAGCATCTGGATCAGCTGATTGCACTGTAAAATTGTGGGATGTCACAACAAGCACAAAGGCCCCGAAAAATGAAGACAA GAGTGGAAATCCCAACAGACTGAGATCGTTGAAAACCTTGGCAACCAAGTCTAGTCCAGTGTATAGTTTGCGG TTTTCGAGGAGGAATCTGCTGTTTGCGGCTGGGGTGCTCTCTAAGAACGTCTAA